The DNA sequence ACTTTTCCTTTTGGCACTTGATAGCTGCTCGTAAACACTCAATCTCTTTGGACGGACATCAGCATCACATGAAaatggaacacacacacgcaaatccAAACCTTCCTGTGAAAGGCCAAATTTAAACCCAACATAAACAACCGGAGGGACAAACTGTGACAGGAGGGCCAAGATGTGTTATAGTCTCAAGGCCAGTAGCTTGTTATCACACAATGACTGCAATATAAACAGGCCTACCAAAATAAATCCTAATACAATGCCTGAAGAAACACAACACGAGACCAACCGCAGAGTGTTGTGACACTAGAGTACAGCGGCTCTTATAATATCTCATGTCTCTTTACTGAGACTTCAAATGTGACATAGATTTGACTTTCCATGATCCCTGTAGAGGTGAAGCTCGCTTAATATCAAACAAGacaaaagatatttttaaaaagatgacagAGGATGAAACTGGTTTGCTCGGGTTTGGGAGCCATTAAAACCAACAGGCGCTTTGGGTtaaacacattaacagctcattaATGCAGTTGACTTGCAGTGATTTTTACAtcataaaaatgtcacaattcAAAAAGGATTACTTGTAAAGTTTCCCAATTTATACACAAGACTTTACAATGGCTTTTAGGGATGGGGGGAAAATGTATTCTTAGATGAAATGAGAGTTACCTTGTAATTAATCTTCACAAAAGGCTGCAGTTGCGAGCATGTTTTGATTTAACGTCTAAATAATTACCTTTCCCAGACGAACATGAAGTACATCGTGAACTTTCTACACCGTCACTCAGAGCCTAACTTTAGCAGTTAAAGAATGAGACCGTCTGACCAACACAAAACGTAGTATTAACAAACTTAAACCAACTCTGGGGTGAAGGAAATAACTGTGTTCAGTCTGTTTTACCTCAGAAACCTTCATCATCGCACAGTGTTCATCTTCCTCATCGCTAACGGTAACGCCAGAGACGCAACGTTCATAACACAGTGGAGCACATTTTCTTATTCTCATATAGGGAGGAGACTCtaagatgctttcaaatgaaCTATTTCATTAACAAAGAAactgggcggtatgaccaaaaatgtatatcacagtattttcaaaataaaagcggtttcacggtatataatggtattttttttcatgcataatcagctgttcacaacatcttctactagttgagagaggaactactactctactgaagcagattgacttaggatggattattttactgtcatgatgaatattagtaatatcagagctgccaacacTCGTGTTTTAGACTCATCTCTCTCGGCTCTCCCGTTCTGtctcccgggaatctcccgtaatttacatccccaactttgtttgttcatgataataagaagaagagcacaataacaaaggttttattttgaaagtttagacaggaagccaccgcagctccgttagtttgacagaagctgaaacacacagcgaaatgttttaactaatatCATAACGGAAATATACACCAGTATTCGGTGTGAACCGGTATACCACCCAGCACGGTCATGAAATTACCACAGACATCCATGATTATACTATCTGGCTCAGTAGTGCATGCAAACACAATCTAAAGACAccagaaaatgaaatgagcaTTTAAAGGAGGTTAAATGAATTGTGTTACCTGCATGTTTTCTCTGAAGTCTGTGGCTTCCCTCAGTGGCAGCAGGGCTGTTTTGAAGACATCATCCACAGCCTTGATCAATAGCACTCTCATGCTGGCATACTCTCGACTCCTCTTTCCCTTTCGTACAGACAGTCCCCGTTTGTGTGGTTTGCCACCTCCTCTCCGATTGGTTATGGCCACGTGAACAAACACCCAGGTGTGTGGCAGAACCTCTCCTGTCAGAGACTGGAGCGGTATGTGGCGGAAACCTGGCTGGAGACACTCAAAGGGAATCGTATATTGGCCGATAAATTCATCTCCGATGTAGTCGTCATCCAGCACCACGAAGCGTACCATCACAAGCTCGGGGAGATTGATCTGAAACTCAAAGCTCTCATCAAACAGAGGGTTGTCCCCATTCTGGTTAACAGTTTTAGTCCTTTGCTCCGCACAGTCAGCAGGAATGCCGTGTATTTCCACGTATACGTAAGGGTCCACTACGTCCCCCTTGGCTCCTGAGCCTTTGGGTTTGGGGAAGTTTTGTCCACTGATGATCTTGATGTGTAAGAGCTGTGGAGAAACACCAGGCACTGAATCTTTAGTGTTTGCACTAAAGTATGAAACGTGCTCCCTCATGATTGCTGGACGCAGCACATAACCACAGTTCCCATTCTGACGGAACCAGCCGATGTTTAAATCCATCATCAGCCCGGGCGTCTGGTAGTTCATCGCCACAATCTGGCAACCACACTTCCAGAAATCTTGTGGATTCATGTTACTGGAGTCAATGCGCATGGGGCTCGGGTAAACTCGTGCTAGGAACTTCTTGTTGTAGTTAACAAAGTCCCCTGGGTAGTCACTGGCACAGCGACTGGCAAAGACCTCATTGAAAGAGCAAAGCTCCCAGTGCTTCTGGCTCTGGAAGGATGTTGGGAAGTCTTTGAACTCAACAGACTTGCACAAGGTCACCAGATCAGAGAGGTCCTTTGACAGCTGAAATTTCTTGGGTGCGATAGTCTGTTGTTCTGCAGACTCGATGCTCATCCTTTGAGACATCTCTGCCCCTTCATCCTCATCTGTTACTTCACCTTCTGAAGCAGTGCAGTTGGTGCTCAGTTTCTTCCCCTTCAGCAGGATCTTCCCCTTCAGCtcagagggagaggggaggtaGCAGTCCTCAGGTTTAGGAACATCCAGGTTGATTTTATCGCCAAGGATCTTCCTCAGGTGTTGAAACATGACTCTCTGCTGCTTTAAAGAGCAATGGTTTTCTAAACACAGTATCAGTGGGAAGTCAGATGCAACGAAAGCGTACTTGTTGATGACGTCAATGACGCTCCGAAAAACAATCTGTGAGGTCATCGTGTGACCAGTGTAAATAACGGGTTCGTTATCGGGCCCATCCCACACGTCCAGCTCTACACTGCGACAGCCCATCTTGAGGGCTCGGATATACCCGGTCACATCAGAGGGACCCCTGAACTGATCTTCTATCAGGTATGTGTTGTGGGATGCATTGATGTAATAGTGAGACAACGGCTGGTTCATGTCTTGACATACTGTTTTGTGTTCAGGATCAAATATGTGGCACTCTGGAGACATAAGATAGTTGGTAAAACCATCAAGAGATAGCCAACCTTTGAGCTGGCCCTCTTTAGACGGTTCATACTTCTGGATTACCTCTAAGCTGGTGTCTTCACTGACTTGTGCCATACCCTGCTCTGCCTCCAGAAATATCATTAAGTCCTTGGTATCCAGAAACTCTTTGTTACTAGAGAACTGAACAAAGAGAAAGTATATTTCTGGTCTGGTACAAAGATCATGAAAGACCTCAATGAACTCCTCTTTTGTCACATCAGAACCTACTTTGTCCTTAGCTTTGTGAATCTCCTTGAACTTCAGttctattttcacatttttaagtcCTGGGTTCAACTTTTTGACTAGCTGCACGGCGGCACATATCGTTATCTGTTTGCTGTTGCTACTGTCTGCTTCGTCAAACAGTTCCCCAAGCCAAGAGGAGCGCATGTTGTTCTGACTGCTCTCGATCATATTTAAAGTATGTTTCCCATAAGAGATCAGGTACCTCAGTCCTGTGATCCATATGTTGGCTACGTCTGCAGTGTTTGCCACCAAGTCTAAGGACTCATAGTTCTCCCCAAAGATGATTGAGAAAGCGCAGTCTTCTGATATCTGATCATAGGTCCCATTAGTTCTAAACATGTCCGTATTTTTCCCCGTCCGAACCTCCTTTATGGATTTTACATCGATTTTGGCCTTTTCTGATTCCTTCTTTGAGGGCTCCCATCTCAAAGACTGCATATCGGCATCAAGGAGAAAGTAGCGGTGGTAAATGCGTGAGTTGGATCTGACTTTCTTCAGCTCGGAGCCGTCCACCATCGCACTGATACAGTCGCTCGCACTGCTGATCTTCTTCTCAGTGGGCATGCTGCTGAATGAGACGGTCTTCTTCCGTTCTTTACGCTGTCTGGAGCCATCCTGTAAAGAAACAGAGGAACACACATGAAAatctttacaaaaaacaatgaataataaaatcatataattattcaaATTCACACTTtgagcaataaaaaataaatcatgaacaCTGAGGGAAATCATTGAAAGGTTTTGCCCAACGATGGTTTAAACAAATCAATCAAGTCTGAAGAGTCTGAAACGTTC is a window from the Scomber japonicus isolate fScoJap1 chromosome 10, fScoJap1.pri, whole genome shotgun sequence genome containing:
- the LOC128365979 gene encoding inactive phospholipase C-like protein 2; its protein translation is MPTEKKISSASDCISAMVDGSELKKVRSNSRIYHRYFLLDADMQSLRWEPSKKESEKAKIDVKSIKEVRTGKNTDMFRTNGTYDQISEDCAFSIIFGENYESLDLVANTADVANIWITGLRYLISYGKHTLNMIESSQNNMRSSWLGELFDEADSSNSKQITICAAVQLVKKLNPGLKNVKIELKFKEIHKAKDKVGSDVTKEEFIEVFHDLCTRPEIYFLFVQFSSNKEFLDTKDLMIFLEAEQGMAQVSEDTSLEVIQKYEPSKEGQLKGWLSLDGFTNYLMSPECHIFDPEHKTVCQDMNQPLSHYYINASHNTYLIEDQFRGPSDVTGYIRALKMGCRSVELDVWDGPDNEPVIYTGHTMTSQIVFRSVIDVINKYAFVASDFPLILCLENHCSLKQQRVMFQHLRKILGDKINLDVPKPEDCYLPSPSELKGKILLKGKKLSTNCTASEGEVTDEDEGAEMSQRMSIESAEQQTIAPKKFQLSKDLSDLVTLCKSVEFKDFPTSFQSQKHWELCSFNEVFASRCASDYPGDFVNYNKKFLARVYPSPMRIDSSNMNPQDFWKCGCQIVAMNYQTPGLMMDLNIGWFRQNGNCGYVLRPAIMREHVSYFSANTKDSVPGVSPQLLHIKIISGQNFPKPKGSGAKGDVVDPYVYVEIHGIPADCAEQRTKTVNQNGDNPLFDESFEFQINLPELVMVRFVVLDDDYIGDEFIGQYTIPFECLQPGFRHIPLQSLTGEVLPHTWVFVHVAITNRRGGGKPHKRGLSVRKGKRSREYASMRVLLIKAVDDVFKTALLPLREATDFRENMQNAIVSFKELCGLSAVANLKQCILALSPRLTGSDSSPLLLFNLIDQYPTLEPQGLLPEVLKKVVTTYDMVIQTSKALLENYKGVYERILQTQKAAMEFHENLYDLAVKEGLKGRKLHKAVESFTWNITILKGQADLLKHAKSEVQESLKQIHYAALTCNLSKGGAVSSSSSSSDSKGRRSLEAIPEKATGEEELTDEDN